A stretch of the Dehalococcoidales bacterium genome encodes the following:
- a CDS encoding rhodanese-like domain-containing protein has translation MMNSKLYRAALLFIVMSLLIMPAACTSGETTIAPNIPGAPSPSELAEQGFVSPDVPRTSCEELKAMIDTEEDFVLVDTRFKALYDMEHLPGAIFIQGEATPLITQQWIDNQLKNLPLDKTIVFYCD, from the coding sequence ATGATGAATAGTAAGTTATACAGGGCTGCCTTGCTTTTTATAGTAATGTCATTACTCATTATGCCTGCAGCCTGTACCTCTGGAGAGACCACTATCGCCCCGAATATTCCGGGGGCGCCATCTCCCTCTGAGCTTGCAGAACAGGGTTTCGTGAGCCCGGATGTACCCAGGACAAGTTGTGAAGAGTTGAAAGCGATGATAGACACCGAAGAAGATTTTGTGTTGGTAGATACCCGCTTTAAGGCGCTGTATGACATGGAGCATCTGCCAGGGGCAATCTTTATCCAGGGTGAAGCGACTCCTTTAATCACCCAACAATGGATTGACAACCAGTTAAAAAACCTGCCGCTAGATAAAACGATAGTTTTTTATTGTGACTGA
- a CDS encoding metalloregulator ArsR/SmtB family transcription factor, producing the protein MVLENKVKIFKALSDETRLRILNLLIHKECCVCEVMQALNISQTRASRNLSQLYNAGLLLLRKEGLWSLYSIDETKIEPFAASIIGAMRQYLKDSPELFKDLENLKKAVREGGCSSIDTPCSGNCK; encoded by the coding sequence ATGGTACTTGAAAATAAAGTAAAAATATTTAAAGCCCTATCTGATGAGACCCGTTTACGCATACTTAATCTGTTAATCCACAAGGAATGCTGCGTTTGTGAAGTTATGCAGGCGTTAAACATCAGCCAGACGAGGGCTTCCAGGAATCTGAGCCAGTTGTATAATGCCGGGCTGTTACTTTTACGCAAGGAAGGATTATGGTCTCTGTATTCTATTGATGAAACCAAAATTGAGCCTTTCGCTGCTTCGATAATAGGAGCCATGCGCCAATATCTCAAGGATAGCCCTGAACTTTTTAAAGATTTAGAAAACCTTAAAAAAGCCGTAAGAGAAGGTGGTTGCTCCTCAATTGATACGCCTTGTTCTGGCAATTGCAAGTAA